From the Gemmatimonadaceae bacterium genome, one window contains:
- a CDS encoding RNA polymerase sigma factor yields MITFPVTPTPTIPFPSSESGVALNAVRRAQGGDVGAFEEIYREHSPRVYALCLRLSGNSGMDATELMQDVFIRAWNGLGTFRGDCAFSSWLHRLAVNVMLETARGDGRRMARVVTMEEPDTVGAMSAPVTPDLRMDLENAIAGLPPGARTAFVLHDIEGYKHEEIAEQLGVAVGTVKAQLHRARKLLIKALDR; encoded by the coding sequence ATGATCACCTTCCCCGTAACGCCGACGCCGACGATTCCATTTCCTTCATCTGAAAGCGGCGTTGCACTGAACGCGGTCCGCCGTGCGCAGGGCGGTGACGTCGGCGCATTCGAGGAGATTTATCGCGAGCATTCGCCGCGAGTCTACGCTCTTTGCCTGAGGTTATCGGGAAACTCGGGGATGGACGCGACGGAGCTGATGCAGGACGTGTTCATTCGGGCATGGAACGGGCTTGGGACGTTCCGCGGTGACTGCGCGTTCTCGTCATGGTTGCATCGTCTGGCTGTGAACGTGATGCTGGAAACCGCACGGGGCGACGGACGCCGAATGGCTCGTGTAGTAACGATGGAGGAGCCGGACACCGTCGGGGCGATGTCGGCGCCGGTTACACCTGATCTGCGGATGGATCTTGAAAATGCAATCGCCGGACTTCCCCCCGGCGCCCGTACAGCGTTCGTCCTTCACGACATCGAAGGATACAAGCACGAAGAAATCGCTGAACAACTCGGCGTAGCGGTAGGAACCGTCAAGGCGCAGCTCCATCGCGCCCGCAAGCTCCTGATAAAGGCCCTGGACAGATGA
- a CDS encoding DUF4349 domain-containing protein yields MKSPLLITFAGFLMLACDGSERDGSGTMGTENQVATDTAATGSASEPRSAPPPGMSRKVQGVRMRQGGVAGAAATQAGTAGAGQLPSAEIAPSMLIRMGQASIEVEKLDPAIVRLRQLTAQLGGYVANSSISGGRDQIRSATLELKIPAARYDQAINGLGGIGKVESVNTSVEDVGEEYVDMTARVTNSRRLEERLVGLLATRTGKLEDVLAVERELARVREEIERYEGRLRFLRTRAAVSTLSVTVHEPTPILGQTPGENPIASAFRQAWRNFVGFIAALIASLGVLIPLALLAAAGWIVYRRVKRG; encoded by the coding sequence TTGAAATCGCCACTGCTGATTACCTTTGCGGGATTTCTCATGCTCGCTTGCGACGGGTCCGAGCGGGACGGTTCGGGCACTATGGGCACTGAGAATCAGGTCGCAACCGATACTGCCGCGACCGGCTCGGCGAGCGAGCCGAGGTCCGCGCCTCCTCCTGGCATGTCAAGGAAGGTGCAGGGTGTTCGCATGCGCCAGGGCGGAGTCGCGGGCGCAGCCGCAACTCAGGCTGGTACGGCGGGCGCCGGCCAGCTCCCGTCGGCCGAGATTGCGCCGAGCATGTTGATCCGCATGGGGCAAGCATCGATCGAGGTCGAGAAGCTCGACCCCGCGATTGTTCGCCTCCGGCAGTTGACTGCGCAACTGGGCGGGTATGTCGCAAACTCGTCCATCAGCGGCGGCCGCGACCAGATTCGCAGTGCGACTCTGGAGCTGAAAATTCCCGCGGCGCGATACGACCAGGCGATTAACGGACTCGGCGGCATTGGGAAAGTCGAGTCGGTGAATACGTCGGTGGAGGACGTTGGCGAAGAATACGTGGATATGACGGCTCGCGTAACGAACTCCCGGCGACTCGAGGAACGCCTCGTCGGATTGCTTGCCACGCGCACCGGGAAACTCGAGGACGTGCTTGCCGTGGAGCGGGAGCTCGCCCGTGTGCGGGAGGAAATCGAGCGATATGAGGGGCGGCTTCGTTTTCTGCGTACCCGGGCGGCGGTCAGTACTCTCAGCGTCACCGTCCATGAGCCGACACCGATTCTCGGACAGACTCCCGGAGAGAATCCCATCGCCTCGGCGTTCCGGCAGGCCTGGCGCAACTTCGTCGGTTTCATCGCTGCGCTGATTGCATCGCTCGGCGTGCTTATTCCGCTTGCGTTGCTGGCAGCGGCGGGGTGGATTGTGTATAGGAGAGTGAAGCGGGGATAA